Part of the Desulfolutivibrio sulfoxidireducens genome is shown below.
GAAAGCGCACCTCGGTCTTGGCCGGGTGCACGTTGACGTCCACGTCCTCGGGCGGCATGGACACGAAGATCACGGCCTGGGGATATTCCCGGGACAACAGCCTGCCCTTGTAGGCCTCGCGCACGGCCGAAAGCAGCACCCGGTCGCGCACGTGGCGGCCGTTGACGAAAAAAAGCATGCGGTCGGCCCGGGCCTGGGCCTTAAGCGGCCGGCCGGCAAGCCCGGTCACCCGGTGCCCGTCATGCTCCAGCGAAACCTCGATCAGATCCTCGGTCACCGCCGGGGGCCACATGCCCGAAAGCCGGGCCGCCAGGGTCTGCCCGGCCGGGAAACGGTGCACCGTGCGCCCGCCGCAGGAAAGTTTGAAGGCCACGTCCAGTCTGGCCAGGGCCAGGCGGCACAGGGTCTCCACGCACAGCTTGGTCTCCGTGGCCTCGGACTTGAGGAACTTGAGCCGGGCCGGGACCCCGGCGAACAGGTCCCGAACCTCGATTTTCGTCCCCCGGGTCATGGCCGCCGGTCCCTGGTCCGTGATCCGGCCGTTTACCACCTCGATCATGGCCGCCTCGTCATAGCCTTCGCAGGCCGAGGCGCAGCGGAAAAGGGACACCGAGGCGATGCTCGGCAACGCCTCGCCCCGAAACCCGAAGCTGGCGATGGACGAAAGCTCCGCGAGGCTGGCGATCTTGCTCGTGGCGTGGCGGGTCACGGCCAGGGCAAGCTCGGCCGGGGTCATGCCGAAGCCGTTGTCCTGGACCTGGATCAGCCCCCGGCCGCCGCCCTCGACCGTGACCTCGATCCGGGTGGCCCCGGCATCCAGGCTGTTTTCCACCAGCTCCTTGAGCACGCTGGCCGGACGCTCCACCACCTCGCCGGCCGCGATCTGGTTTTGCAGCTCCGGAGGCAGGATGCGGATGGGCCGGGAAGCGGCTGGGCGTGGCGATGAGGAATCGTCGCTGTTCATGGGCTTGTGGCTATCACGGCAGGGGCCGGTTGAACAGTGGCCCGGAAAAGCCGTTGTCCCGGGCCGTTGGCCCGAAACCGTCTTGCAATCCCCGTCGGAGTCGGCCACATTCCCAGGCGGCCCTCACGCGGCCCAAACCACATTCAGGCGGCGATCCATGACCATTCCCTTCAATTCCCTGCGCGCCCGCATCCGGGTCCCAAATATCGTGTCCAACTACCGGCGGCTGTGTCGTCCCGGCGGCGAGACCATCCCGGTGATCAAGGCCGACGCCTACGGTCACGGCCTGGTTCCCGTGGCCCGGGCCCTGTCCAAGGCCGGGGCGGCCACCTTCGCCGTGGGCTCAGTGGAGGAGGCCGTTGCCCTGCGTGCCTCCGGCGTCCCAGGTCGCATCCTCTCCCTGCTCGGTCCCATCGACGCCGATCAGTGTCAGGCCCTGTGGCGCGGCGATGTCATCCCCTTCGTGCATCACCCGGATCAACTGCGCCTTCTGGCCGACGTCTCCCGGAACATGGACAGGCCTCTTGGCGTGGCCCTCAAATGCGACACGGGCATGCGTCGCCTGGGATTCACCCGCGGGGACGCGGCCGAGGCCGCACGGATCATCGCCGCAACTCCGGGTCTGAACCTGGCCATGCTCAGTTCCCACCTGGCCACAGCCGACGACCCCGGGGATTTCGACTATGTGGAGGCCCAGATCCAGGAATTCACCGCCATCCGGGGGCAACTCCTGGCGCTCGGACTTTCCTTTCAAACCAACCTGGCCAACTCCGCCGCCGTCCTGGCCCATCCCGAGGCCCACTTCGATTCCCGGCGCGTCGGCATCTCCCTCTACGGCGGCAATCCCTTCCAGGGGACGCCCCTGGCCCACCTGGGACAGGGGCTTGTTCCGGCCATGGAGGTGGCCACGCGTATCGTGTCCGTGCACGACCTGGCCGCCGGACAGTCCGTGAGCTACGGCCGGACCTTCACCGCGCCCACGGATACGCGCATCGCTGTGGTGGCCGCCGGATACGCCGATGCCTACGGGCGAAGCCTCTCCAATTCGGGATTCATGTACCTGCGCGGCGTCCGCGTTCCCATCCGCGGCCGGGTATGCATGCAGTTGACCGCCGTGGAGGTTTCCGAGGTTCCGGACGTCAGGCCCGGCGAGGAAATCCTGCTTCTGGGCGGTCAGGGCGAAAACGCCATCACCCCCGACGATCTGGCCGAATGGTGGGGGACCATCTCCTACGAGGTTTTGTGTCTGCTGGGCCTTAATCCCCGCGAATACGTTGAGTAGCAAGGTTGGGGCGGGGGATGATTTTCGACCGCTTTGCGGTTCGCGGATGATTTCGCTTAACGCAGTGTCTGATCGTGCTGCAACGCAAGGGTAAGTCGCAGCATGTCCTTGAGTTGGATTCCATTCTCGAAAAGGGGTTCCGGGTAGTTCTTGAGAAAAAAATCCGTGTCGATACGCGAGACTCTGAATCCTTGGCGCTGATAAAAGGCCAGTTGATAACCAAACGTTCCCGTGCCGACATCAAGGCGATGTGCGCCTTCGTGCCTGTAAATCGAAATGACATGCCTGAGGAGCGCCGTTCCGATGCCTTTGTTTTGGCGGGATGGTTTTACGGCGATATTCATGATCTCATGTGTTTTGTCCGAAACCTGACTGACGATGCATATCCCGACAATGGCGTGATCCGAACAGGCGGCGAAGCACCTTGATCGTCCCAGGTAGCTCATAATGTTGTCTTTAGAGGGGTCTGCCAGAAGCAGAAGCTCGAGAGGGGAATCCAAGGGGGAGATTTCCACGAGTTGCAGAGAGGGGCTCTTTTCGTTCATACCGAATCCGACTTGCTAAGCAGCGCCTTGTGGGCAACCAGGTACAACTATTACGATTCCAGGCCACATGGCCTGCCGTGGCAGGGAAATCCCAAGTCACTCCCAAGCAGCCAGACGATCCCCAACTCAACTTTTGTCGCGGTCGATCCACTTGGGGGCCTGGACGGGCGTGTAGGCGCGCATCAGGGCCAGGAGGTCGAAAGGGGTGTCGGCGGCCAGGACGATGCCGGCATGGGCCTGGCGCACGAAGCGGTCCGCGACCATGCGCCCGACCAGGGCCAGCAGGGGATCGTAAAAACGGGTGACGTTGAGCAGGCCGCAGGGCTTGCGGTGCAGTCCAAGCTGGGCCCAGGTGACGATCTCGCAGAACTCCTCAAGGGTGCCCATGCCGCCGGGAAGGGCGATGAAGCCGTCCGACAGGTCGGCCATGAGCGCCTTGCGTTCGTGCATGGTGGGCACCACGTGCAGCCGTGTCAGGCCGGTATGGGCCAGTTCCTTGCGCTCGAGGAAATCCGGCAGGACGCCCACCACCTGGCCTCCGGCGGACAGGCAGGCCGTGGCCGCCGCGCCCATAAGGCCCACGGACGCGCCGCCGTAGACCATGGTCAGGCCTTCCCGGGCCAGATATTCGCCCAGGGCCTTGGCCGTATCGAGATAGACCGGATCGCCTCCGGGATTCGAGCCGCAAAAGACGCAGATGCTGCGCATGGGGATGCTCCAAAAAGGCGGGGAGCCGCTTGGGACGGCTCCCCGGTTTGCATTGGACGGGTCGCGGACGAGGGGGGTTTATTCTGGGCCCTCGATCAGGGGCTTGTGCTGGCTTAAGTCGAAGAATCCGCGCACGGGAAATGGTAGCGAATAGTTCGGGACCTTGTCGAAGTTGACAAATCCGGCGTCCTTGCCCTCGGAGAGTTCCGAAAGGGCCACCAGCCCGAGCGGGATGGGGAAATTCAGACAACAGGAGCGGATGGCCGCCAGGCGGTCCTTGTAGCGTTCCTTGAGGTAGTCCACGAGTTGGTCGCGTTCCTGTTTGGTGAAGGATTCAAGGACCACCCGGCGACAGCTTTCCAGGCTCACCTCCAGGTCCGGGACCAGGAGATCGCCAAAAAGGGCGTTCCAGTCGTAAAGCTGGGCCTCGGCCGGGTCCCATTCGGGCCGAAACAGGTGGACCTCCACGTCTTTGCGGCCCTTGAAGCTCTTGATGACGATGGACAGGGTAAAGGCCCGTTCGATGGGCAGCTTCACATCCGCCGGGACGATGTCGATCTCCATGGTGTTCCTCCCATATGCCGTGTGTGCTGGGTATTTCGTGGGGGAATTCCCCGTTGTGTCCGAAACGGCTTGGCCGTACATTCGGCATGCGGCGCGGCCGCCAAACCCCGTAAAAACGGATTTTACCGCTCATGTCCAGTCTTTTCCGGCTCAAAAGCCCGTTCGAACCCAAGGGGGACCAGCCCCAGGCCATTGCCGAACTGGCCGCCAACCTGGACGCCGGGGTGGCCAACCAGGTGCTTCTGGGGGCCACGGGTACGGGCAAGACCTTCACCATGGCCCAGGTTGTGGCCCGGTGCGGGTGTCCGGCCCTGGTCATGGCCCCGAACAAGACCCTGGCCGCCCAGCTTTACAACGAGTTCAAGTCCCTTTTCCCGGACAACGCCGTGGAGTATTTCGTCAGCTATTACGACTATTACCAGCCCGAGGCGTATCTGCCCCGGACCGACACCTACATCGAGAAGGACTCGTCCATAAACGACGACATCGATAAATTGCGCCACGCCGCCACCCATTCCCTGCTCACCCGGCGCGACGTGCTCATCGTGGCCTCGGTGTCCTGCATCTACGGCCTGGGATCAAGGGACTACTACGAGAGGATGGTCCTGCCGCTCGCGGCCGGGGAGGAAGTCTCCATGGACCGGGTGCTGTCCCGGCTGGTGGAGATCCAGTACGAGCGCAACGAGATCGATTTCCACCGGGGCACGTTCCGGGTGCGCGGCGACGTGGTGGAGATCATTCCCGCGTATAGCCGGGATACGGCCCTGCGCCTGGAATTTTTCGGGGACGAACTGGAGAGCATCCTGGAGACCGATCCCCTGACCGGGGAGGTCCTGGGTTCGTTGCGGCGGACCATTATTTTCCCGGCCAGTCATTACGTCTCGGACCGCGACAATCTGCATCGCGCCGCCTCGGACATCCGGGAGGAACTGCGGCTGCGGCTTGTGGAGTTCAAGGCCGGAAACCGGCTTGTCGAGGCCCAGCGCCTGGAGCAGAGGACCCTCCAGGACCTGGAGATGATCGAGGAACTGGGCTACTGCACCGGCATCGAAAACTATTCGCGGCACCTGGACGGCCGGGCCGCCGGCCAGCCGCCGTACACCCTGCTGGACTATTTTCCGAACGATTTCATCACGTTCATCGACGAATCCCATATCACCGTGCCCCAGATCGGGGGCATGTACAGCGGCGACCGCTCGCGCAAGCAGACCCTGGTGGACTACGGCTTCCGGCTGCCCTCGGCCCTGGACAACCGGCCGCTCAATTTCGAGGAATTTCTGACCCGGGTGGGGCGGATGGTGTTCGTCTCGGCCACCCCCGGACCGTGGGAGATCGAGCGCTCCCAGGGCGTGGTGGTGGAGCAGATCATCCGGCCCACGGGCCTGGTGGACCCCCAGGTGGAGGTCCGGCCCACCAAGGGACAGGTGGACGATCTTTTGGCCGAATGCCGGGCGCGCATGCTGGCCGGCGAGCGCGTCCTGGTGACCACCCTGACCAAACGCATGGCCGAGGACCTGACCGATTATCTGAACGCCATGGGGGCCACGGCCCGCTACCTGCATTCGGATATCGACACCCTGGAGCGGATGGCCATCATCCAGGCCCTGCGCCAGGGGGAATTCGCGGTGCTTGTGGGCATAAACCTCCTGCGCGAGGGCCTGGACATTCCCGAGGTGTCCCTGGTGGCCGTCCTGGACGCGGACAAGGAGGGGTTTTTACGCTCCGCGCGGTCATTGGTGCAGACCTTCGGCCGGGCGGCCAGAAACGTCTCGGGTCGGGTGATCCTGTACGCCGACGCGGTGACCGGCTCCATGACCGCGGCCATGGAGGAGACCCGCCGCCGCCGGGAGAGGCAGGAGGCGCATAATCTGGCCATGGGCATCACCCCCGCGACCGTGCGCAAGGACCTGGAAAACGTCCTGGATTCCCTGTACAGCCAGATTCGCGAGGAGACGGCCCAGGCGGCCAGGCTTGTGGCCGCCGAGGACCCGGACGACTACGGCGTGACCCCGGCGTCCATGAAAAAGACCATCCGCCGCCTGGAACGGGAGATGCGCGAGGCGGCCAAGGAACTGGCCTTCGAGCGGGCCGCCTTGCTTCGCGACCGCATCGCGGCCCTTCGGGAAAAGCTTTTGAGCCTGGGAGAGGCATGAACGCCATCAAGCTGCACGGTCGTTTTTTGAGCCTGCAACATCGCCTTGGGGGATTCTGGCCGATCGTCATCGGTTTTGTGATCATGTTCGGGGTCATGGTCATGGGCGTGGCCGCGTACATGACCATCGAGGGCTGGCCATTTTTCGACAGTCTCTATCAGGTGATCATCACCCTCTCCACAGTGGGTTTCCAGGAGGTCAACCCGCTCTCCGAACAGGGCCGGGCGGCCACCATGCTGCTGATCGTCTGCGGGGTGGGCAGCTTCGCCTATCTGGTGGGGTCGTTCACCCAGGTGCTCATCGAGGGACGGCTGCAAAAAATTTTCGGGAGGCGGCGGGTGCAAAAGGCCATCGACAAATTGTCCGGGCACATCATCGTCTGCGGCTGCGGCCGTATCGGGGCCATCGTGACCGAAAAGATCATGGCCGAGGGCCAGCGCGTGGTGGTCATCGAAAAAGATCTCGAGGTGGTGAGGGAGTTGGAGGAAAAGGGCATCCTGCATCTGGCCGGGGACGCCACGGACGACGAGATGCTTCTCGGGGCCGGAATCGAACGGGCCAAATCCCTGGTGGCCGCCCTGCACCAGGAGGCGGCCAACGTCTATGTGACCCTGACGGCAAGGCAGATCAACGCTGGGCTTTTTATCGTGGCCCGGGCGGATTCGCCTCCGCACATCCCCAAGCTCAAGCGGGCCGGGGCCGATCAGGTGCTCATCCCGCACCTGTTCGGCGGGGTGCGCATGGCCCAATCCGTGCTTCGGCCCACGGTGACCAGCTTTCTGGAGTTGGCCCTGAGCCGGAGCGACATCGACCTGCAGATGGAGGAACTGAGGATCGAGGCCGACTCGGAGGTCGTGAACCAGAATCTTATTGAATCGAAGATTCGGCCCCGCTTCGATCTCATTGTTATCGGCATCAAGAAATCCAGCGGGGAGATGGTCTTCAATCCCCAGCCCCAGGCCGTGCTGGAGGCCGGGGACACCATGATCCTGGTGGGCAAGAGGGATGATCTGGACCGGCTGCGGGCCATTTTGTAGGGAACTGGCCGTGACGGCGCAGGAGAATTCCCGGATCGAATGCGTGGTGGCCCGCTACACTGAGGATGTGTCCTGGACCCGGGCCTTGGCCTGCCCTGTGCTGGTCTATGACAAGTCCGGTGCGCCGGGGCCGCTGGCCCTGCCGAACATCGGCCGGGAAACGCACACCTATCTGACCCATATTGTTCGACGCTACCCGGAGTTTCCCGATTATACGGTTTTTGTGCAGGCCGATCCCTTCCCCCATCTGCCCGAGGGTATGGATGCGGCCGGGTTGTGGGAACGCATCGTCCAGAACGTCCGGCTCGGCGTGTCCTTCGCCGGGCTGGCCTGGTTCAAGCTCAGATGCGACCGGCTGGGGCGGCCCCACGACATGGCTGGCTCGGAGAAAGAGGGCAAATGGGCGGGATTGAGCCGGGACATCCCCGTGGGGGATGTGTACGCCGCGCTTTTCCCCGGCCCCGTGCCCGAGATCTTTCTGACGCCGGCCCCGGCGGGCCTGTTCATGGTGGCCCGGGAACGCATTCTGGCCAGGCCGTTGGGCTTGTACCGGGCGGCGTTGGCCCTGGTGGAGGCTGATCCCGAGGACGCGCGAAACACCGGGCACGCCTTCGAGCGGCTGTGGAACGTGATTTTCAATGGAAACAGGGACCTCAACCGGCCCGAATGGGCCGACTGACCCGGAGCAACGGTGGCCGACGACTTTGATCCCGCAATCCGGGCGCGCCAGCTTCGCGACTTCATCCGGCATCACGACTACCGCTATTACGTCCTGGACGATCCGGAAATAAGCGACGCCGACTACGACGCCCTGTTTCGCGAACTGGCGGCCATCGAGGCCAGCCATCCCGAACTGGACGATTCCGCCTCGCCCACCAAACGGGTGGGGGGCGCGCCGGCCGAGGGCTTTGTCTCCAGGCCCCACCGCCAGCGCATGTACAGCCTGGACAACGCCATGAGCCGGGAGGAATGGGAGGCCTTTCTGGAGCGGGCGCGCAACGCCCTGGCCAGGCAGGGGGGGAAGCTGCCCGGGACCTTCTTTGTCGATCCCAAATTCGACGGGCTGGCCCTGGAGGTCATCTATGAAAACGGGCGCTTCGTAGCGGCCCTCACCCGGGGTGACGGCGTAACCGGCGAGGATGTGACCGAAAACCTGCGCACCGTGCGCAATTTGCCCCTGTCCCTTACCCCCCATGCGGCCGCGGCCGGACTTCCGGTCCCGCGCCTTCTGGAGGTGCGCGGCGAGGTGGTCATCACCCGCCAGCATTTCTATGAGCTCAATGAAGCCCGCCGGGCCGCCGGGGAAAAGATCTTCGCCAACCCCAGAAACGCCGCGGCCGGGTCCGTGCGCCAACTCGATCCCAAGGTTACGGCCGCCCGTCCCTTGCGCTTTTTCGCCTATGCCACGGGAGCCGTGGACTCTCCGGATTCCGGGCCGCCCTGGACAACCCATGCGGCCATGATGCGCGCCCTTGGTCTGTACGGCTTTTCCGTGGCCAGACAGGGCCGGACCTGCCGGACCTCCGAGGTCTATCCCTTTTTCCAGGAGCTTGGGAAAATGCGCCTGGATCTGCCGTTCGAGATCGACGGGGCCGTGGTCAAGTGCGACGATCTGGCGGTGCAGGCCGAACTGGGTTTTACCGACCGCGCCCCGCGTTTCGCCGTGGCCCTGAAATTTCCGGCCCATGAGGCCGAGACCATCCTGCGAAAGATCGAGGTCCAGGTGGGCCGCACCCGGGTCATCACCCCGGTGGCCATCCTCGAACCCGTGTCCCTGGCCGGGGTGACCGTGTCCCGGGCCACGCTGCACAACGAGGACGAGATCGCGGCCAAGGACCTGCGCGAGGGGGACACCGTGGTGGTGCGCCGGGCCGGGGACGTGATCCCCGAGGTGGTCCGGGCCATTGAGGAAAAACGGCCCCCCGAAGGCCGCAGGCCCTATATCTTCCCACCGGACTGCCCATCCTGCCATACCCCGAGCGTGAGGCTGCCGGGCGAAGCGGCCCGCAGATGCGTCAATCCCGACTGTCCCGGGGTGCGGCTTCGGGGCATCGTCTATTTCGTGTCCAAGGCCGGCCTGGACATCGAGGGTGTGGGCGGCAGGTGGATCGAGATCCTGGTGGATCGCGGGCTGTTGCGGTCTCCGGCCGACCTGTTCACCCTGACCAGGGAGCAATTGCTCGAACTGCCGCGCATGAAGGAGACATTGGCCTCGAAGTTCGTGGCTTCCATCGCCAAGGCCAGGGACACGGCCACCCTGGAAAGGTGCATCGCCGCCCTGGGCATTCCGCTGGTGGGATCGCGCACGGCCCGCACCCTGGCCGGCCGCTACCGGGACCTGGGGGCGCTTTCCGAGGCCGGGGAGGAGGAATTGACGGAACTTTCGGACATCGGGCCGGAGGTGGCCCGGTCCATCCGGGAGTTCTTCACAACCCCCGAAAACCAGGAACTGCTGAACCGTTTCCGGGAGATCGGGTTGTGGCCGAGAGGCGAGCCGAAAAAGGCCACGACCCAGGCCGGGCATCTGGCCGGAAAACGGTTCCTTTTTACCGGGGAACTGCCGGGCATGCCCCGGCACGAGGCCCAGGCGCTGCTTGAGGCCGCCGGCGGGATCGTGGTGTCGGCCGTCTCCAAAAAGCTCGATTATCTGGTGGCCGGCGACAAGCCCGGCTCCAAGCTGCAAAAGGCCAGGGACCTGGGGGTAACGGTCATCGGCCCCGGGGAATTTGTGGACCTGCTGCGTCCCCGCCGGGGAGGGAACGTCTCGGTCCAGGCCAGCCTTTTTTGACGCGGAACGCCGTTGCTGGTGTGTCTTTTAACGGAAAGACAGGGTAGTGCGAAGGGGCCTGGGGAAATGCCGTTGCTTGTCCGGATTTCGAATGGCACGGGCCTGGGCCGCCGGAGGCCTCAGCCACTGCGCATTTACGCACAAGCCGCATGCGAATTTTCCATGGGGCATTTTTGTCGCTGACTGGCCGTCCGCCTTCTTTCGCGGCGTGGCCGGCGGTTTTCCATAGACACCTTTTTGAGGAGGGAGAAGGACATGAGCGTATGCGATGTGGTCATCATGGGCGCCCGGGGCAGGATGGGGTCGACACTGATCAATCTGATCCGGGCAGGTCAGGACTACCGCCTGGTGGCCGTGGTCGAGCGTCCGGGAAACGAGGAGGGACTTTCGGCCCTGGGCTGTCTGGTGGACACCGACCTGTCCCGGGTGCTGCCCAAGGTTCCGGGGGCGGTGGTCATCGATTTCACCTCACCGGCCTGTTCCGTGGCCGTGGCCACCGCCGCCGCCGCGCACGGCAACCCGGTGGTCATCGGCACCACGGGTCTTTCCCCGGATCAGACCGCCGTTCTGGAACGAGTCGCGGTCACGGGCCGGGTCTTCTGGGCCCCGAACATGAGCGTGGGGATCAATGTCCTGTTGTCCGTGCTGCCTGATCTGGTCCGCAAGCTCGGCCCGGCGTACAATCTGGAGATCATGGAGATCCACCACAACAAAAAGGCCGATTCTCCCAGCGGCACGGCCATAAAGCTCGGCCAGTGCCTGGCCCGGGCGGCCGGACGGGATTTCGAGGCGGCCAAGACCTGCTGCCGGGAGGGAATCATCGGCCCGCGCACTGTGGAGGAGATCGGCATCCAGGCCCTGCGTGGCGGGGACGTGGTGGGGGACCACACGGTCTATTTTTTCGGCCCGGGCGAACGCATCGAGGTCACCCACCGGGCCCAGTCCCGGGATACCTTGGCCAGGGGAGCGCTTCGGGCCGCGGCCTGGCTTCCAGGGCAGGCCCCGGGGCGGCTCTACGGCATGCCGGACATGCTTGGTTAGGCCGTCGCTTCCTTCGATGCCCGCAGGCGGTTCGGGCGCTTGGGAGCCGGGCGATTTCAGGAGCGGTCCTTGCCCGGCGGGGCATCAGGCGACCGGGGCCGGATCGGAGTGCCTGGCCAGCTTGGCCTTCATGCGCCTGAGCACGTCCACCTGGGCCTTTTCGACCTCACGCAGGGCCTGGGCCGACATGGCCTGGTCGCCCGCGCGGGCGGCCGTGTCCAGGACCCTGGCCGTGGCGCTTAGGGTGTTGGCTCCCATGGTCGCGGCCGCTCCCTTGAGGGAATGGGCCAGAAATGCCAGCCGGTCCAGGTCCCCTGTGGCCAGGGCCTGGCGCATGTCCCCGAGCATACTGGGTTTTTCCTCGACGAAGGCGGAAAACAGTTTGAGCACGAAGGCCGCGTTGCCCCGGGCCTTTTCCAGAAGCCAGGCGTAGTCCAGTATCTCGGGATCGTCCTGGTCCGGGACGGCGTCCAGGCGGCCCTTGCGGGCCAACACCCGCAGCAGTGAGGCCGAGATTTCCGGCAGGCCCACGGGTTTTTGTAGGTAGTCGTCCATGCCGGCCCGAAGGAAGGTCTCCCGGTCGCCCTTGTGGGCGTGGGCGGTCAGGGCGATGATGGGCACGTCCGGGTCGATGTCGCCGCCCTCGGCATGCCGGATGATCCGGGTGGCCTCCATGCCGTCCATCTCCGGCATCTGGATGTCCATAAGCACGGCGTCGACACGGCTTTTTTCCAGGACCTTGACCGCCCGAAGCCCGGTATGGGCGGTAATGACCGTATGTCCGTTCTGTTCCAGAAGCTCCCGGATGAACATCTGGTTGACCGGGTTGTCCTCGGCCAAAAGGATGGTCAGGGGCGGCAGGACGTCTTCCCGGGCGGGCTGACGGCCCTCCTCGACGGAATCGGCCGGGGCTTTTTCCTGGGGCAAACGCGACTCCACGCAAAAGGAAAAGACGCTGCCCTTGCCTTCCTCGCTTTCCACCTGGATATGGCCGCCCATCATGGCGACCAGTTCCTTGAAGATGGACAGGCCAAGGCCCGCCCCGCGATATTTGCGGGTGGCCGAGGGATCGGCCTGGGTGAAGCTTTCAAAGATGGCGTCGAGTTTGCCGGCGGGGATGCCGATGCCCGTGTCGCGCACGGCGAACAGGAGCCTGACGGCCTTTTTTTCCGTGACGTGGTCCTCGACCAGGGAGACCTCCACCTCGACCAATCCCCTGTCCGTGAATTTGACCGCGTTCCCCACCAGATTCACGAGAATCTGGCGCAACCTGACGGAGTCCCCCACAATGATCCGGGGCACGGCCTCGTCGATGCGGGCCGTGAGCATCAGTCCTTTTTGCTCGGCCAGGGGCGTGAACACGGTGATGGCGTTCTCCACGGTTTCGCGCAGATTGAAGGCCGCCTCGGCCAGCTTGAGCCTTCCGGAGCTGATTCGGGCGCTGTCGAGGATGTCGTTTATGATTTCCAGAAGCGACGTGGCCGAATGTCGGACCATCTCCAGATATTCCCGTTGCTTGCGATTCAAAGAGGTGGCCAGGGTGAGTTCGGTCATGCCCAGGATGCCGATCATGGGCGTGCGCAACTCATGGCTCATGTTGGTCAAAAAGACGCTCTTGGCCGCCTCGGCGGCCGTGGTGGCCTCACGGGCCTTGATCATTTCCGCCTCGGTCGCGGCGTCCGGGGAGGGGGGCAGGGCCGCCAAGAGGATCTCCCGACCGTTCTCCCTGAAGGGAAGGACGCGCACGGGGGCCGTGCCGGGCACGGCGAGAATGGTTCCGTCTTTCACCCGGCCGGGAAAGGGCGTGCCGCTTAAGGCCCCTGGCGCGCTTCCCAAAAGCCCCTCGGCCCGGGGACCGGCCAGAATGATGGTCCCAGCCGGGTCCACGGCGCACAGGGCCGCCCCGCACAGGTGCTCCAGTTCGGAGAGCGACAGGGGGAAGTGTCTTTCGGATTTCATGCTTTCCTCTGGGTCGTGGTCAGCCCTTGACGCAGGCCAGCGGGCGCACCCGGGCGGTTTTCGAGGCCAGGCCGACATGGCGGGTGGTTTCCACGACGGCCTCGATATTTTTGTATGCCCCCGGGGCCTCCTCGGACAGTCCCCTGAAGTCGTGGACCCGGACGGCCACCCCCAGGCGGGCCATCTCCTCCATGACCGTTTGCGGCCGGAAGCGCTTGACGGCCTGCTTGCGGCTGAACTGGCGGCCCGCGCCATGGCAGGCTGAGCCGAAGGACAGATGTTCCGATGCGGCGGCCCCGGAAAGAATGTAGGAACAGGTCCCCATGCTGCCGCCAACGAGCACGGGTTGGCCCGCCTGGCCCAGCCAGGCGGGCAGGGCCGGATGTCCAGGACCGAAGGAGCGGGTCGCGCCCTTGCGGTGCACGAAAAGGGTTTGCGGCGTCTGGTCCACAAGATGGGTTTCCGCTTTGCATGTGTTGTGGGAGACGTCGTAGAGCAGGTCCAGGCGTGAGCCGGGGAACAGGTCCCCGAAGACCTCTCGGACCAAATGGGTAAGCACCTGGCGGTTGGCCAAGGCGGCGTTGATGCCCGCGCGCATGGCCCCCAGATACTGTCTTCCCAGGTCCGAGGCGATGGGCGCATGGGCCAGTTCCTGGTCCGGGAAGGACAGGCCCAGCCTGGCGGCGCGCTTGCGCATGCGGTCCAGGTAGTCCGTGCCGATCTGGTGCCCCAGACCCCTGGAGCCGCAATGGATGCTGACCAGCACCCGGCCCCGGGAGAGTCCGTATGTCCGCGCGGTTGTTTCGTCGAATATTTCATCCACCACTTGAACTTC
Proteins encoded:
- a CDS encoding RtcB family protein; the protein is MRISELTRIADDAWEVPRKGIMRVPGRIFADRRLLEDMEDTVLTQVKNVASLPGIVTASLAMPDAHSGYGFPIGGVAAFDPDEGVVSAGGVGFDIACGVRTLVTNLEATDVAPMAEHLADALFSRIPAGVGSTGGIRLGARELDAMLEGGAVWAVSRGFGEKADLEHMEEHGRMDGALPEMVSEAAKKRQEDQVGTLGAGNHYLEVQVVDEIFDETTARTYGLSRGRVLVSIHCGSRGLGHQIGTDYLDRMRKRAARLGLSFPDQELAHAPIASDLGRQYLGAMRAGINAALANRQVLTHLVREVFGDLFPGSRLDLLYDVSHNTCKAETHLVDQTPQTLFVHRKGATRSFGPGHPALPAWLGQAGQPVLVGGSMGTCSYILSGAAASEHLSFGSACHGAGRQFSRKQAVKRFRPQTVMEEMARLGVAVRVHDFRGLSEEAPGAYKNIEAVVETTRHVGLASKTARVRPLACVKG